The Juglans microcarpa x Juglans regia isolate MS1-56 chromosome 2S, Jm3101_v1.0, whole genome shotgun sequence genome has a window encoding:
- the LOC121251458 gene encoding zinc finger Ran-binding domain-containing protein 2-like isoform X2 — protein MSWSGGDWMCGACQHMNFRRRDACRNCGYPKHGGPDPSTYGYNRTEVLAGDWYCNCSAHNYASRSSCFKCGADKSDYAGMAGSGIYESDGGVPPGWKPGDWICNRMGCGVHNYANRTECFSCKAPKD, from the exons ATGAGCTGGTCAGGAGGAGATTGGATGTGCGGTGCCTGCCAGCACATGAATTTCAGGAGGAGGGATGCATGCCGAAATTGTGGATACCCTAAGCATGGAGGCCCTGACCCATCAACGTATGGATATAACAGGACAGAAGTGTTGGCAGGCGACTGGTATTGCAACTGTAGTGCTCACAACTACGCCAGCCGATCAAGCTGCTTCAAGTGTGGTGCAGATAAAAGTGATTACGCTGGCATGGCAGGCTCTGGAATTTATGAATCCGATGGGGGTGTCCCACCTGGATGGAAACCTGGTGACTGGATTTGCAACAG AATGGGATGTGGAGTGCACAATTATGCTAACCGAACGGAGTGCTTCAGTTGCAAAGCACCAAAGGATTAA
- the LOC121251458 gene encoding ranBP2-type zinc finger protein At1g67325-like isoform X1 encodes MSWSGGDWMCGACQHMNFRRRDACRNCGYPKHGGPDPSTYGYNRTEVLAGDWYCNCSAHNYASRSSCFKCGADKSDYAGMAGSGIYESDGGVPPGWKPGDWICNRYVQWDVECTIMLTERSASVAKHQRINLGGAI; translated from the exons ATGAGCTGGTCAGGAGGAGATTGGATGTGCGGTGCCTGCCAGCACATGAATTTCAGGAGGAGGGATGCATGCCGAAATTGTGGATACCCTAAGCATGGAGGCCCTGACCCATCAACGTATGGATATAACAGGACAGAAGTGTTGGCAGGCGACTGGTATTGCAACTGTAGTGCTCACAACTACGCCAGCCGATCAAGCTGCTTCAAGTGTGGTGCAGATAAAAGTGATTACGCTGGCATGGCAGGCTCTGGAATTTATGAATCCGATGGGGGTGTCCCACCTGGATGGAAACCTGGTGACTGGATTTGCAACAGGTACGTGC AATGGGATGTGGAGTGCACAATTATGCTAACCGAACGGAGTGCTTCAGTTGCAAAGCACCAAAGGATTAATTTGG GAGGTGCAATTTGA